The Astatotilapia calliptera chromosome 22, fAstCal1.2, whole genome shotgun sequence region ATCTGAAAAActatataaatggtaaatggacgaGATCGGGCGTGCTCAGGGCTTGTTAGATTGTCCACCCACTTTtacttcttctttaaaaaaaattaaataataataaaaaaataaaatttaattcccTGTACTTATGACCTGTAAGTAAGAATTtgtgctgttcttttttttttttttttttttttttttttttttaaatatagctgGTTTTCTATTCTACTTGGGCACCCGGAGCATTTTATACAGCATGGCTCATTAacctattcacacacacacacaatttattttctgcacctaagtgctttctatccaaCTTTCACACACTCTAGCatctattatatattgtacatatatttattagtttcagatgtagccattattgtattttgcacaactctgttgcttgtgaagctcgcacacaagaatttcactcacatgtgctgtaccaatgtacctgcacatgtgatgtgacaataaaagtgatttgatttgatttatagtGGGTGGAGGAGACTGATGAACACAGAGTGGGATGCATGCACTATGGTGTGGATgtcaaggatactttggcatgcagatcaaatcaccaACCCTCTGATTAGTAGAAGACACACACTTCCTTCTGTGCTTCAGCCATCCCCCTAAAGACATTTCTTTCTATTCCTCTAAATTAAAAGGAATACAAGTTCAGCAATTTACAGTCAGAATGTTTTCTGCTTAAAATGTCAAGTATCAGACCCAAAACTCAGAAAAAAGCAGGACTTACTTGGACTTCCCAGCAGGACATTTAAGGACTCGGCCCATTTTTCCAGCTCATCTCGGTTATAATTCCTCTTCCTACTGTGACCCACTTGACTCCACTGATGCATGAATACAAGGCGAGACCTTCTCTCTTTACCACTATGATACAGGACAAGATGGTAACAGAGAGAGTCAAGGTGTGTCAGAGGAGATGGTAGCAAAGATAACGCTGTCATTGAAATAAACATCAAACCTTCACATTCTTATAACATTAAGATAAGTACCGACTCACTTTCAGAATCAGAGAGACCCTGAAAGTGAGTCAAAGATAAAAAGTAAATTTGaaaaggggtgggggggttaTTTCTACATTTACCAGAACTAACAAAATAAACCATCTTCTCACCTGTCTTTTTGTTCTGTGTTGGCCAGGTTGGAGTTTGACGAATGAGGACTCTGAAACAGGAACCACACAGTAAACTGAAGTTAACCTTTTTCATCATTTGTTGAAAGTTGTTCCAGACCTCAGCAGCTTTAAACAGCTCGACTGAACAACAGTGACTGTTTACTTAAGGCAGACCCAATTAAAGgtatcatttcagttttatttatgcagcaccaaatcaccaaacagtcgcctcaaggtgcttaatATATTGTTTATTTGCAGTAACTCATagaaaaacccagcaatcaAATGACACCCTTTGAGCACAGCCGTGTACTTCTACTATAATCTCCACTTGTCTGTTAACATATAGCATCTAGTGTCAGGAAAGTTCCAGCACTGCAGTAACAAAttatgcattttaattaaaagaaaattagtGATGCCTGACAAATTGAgtgtttctgtatttgtttcatTGAGTTTACAGTTCagttattcaaattcagttttatctacCTTCATGTACAAACAGAAAACCCCATGAGTGAAAAACTGGACCCATgtgggttgtttttaaatgcaaattcatAAAGAATGAAGAGCAGCATTGAGCACGAGGGAGTAAGTAAACTAAATAGACAATAGATATCCAGAAGATGTTCCATTTGAACAGTTGAGCCATGATCATAATGATGCCAAACAGAATGGAGAGACTACGTGCATGTGACCACAGCCATCTACTGCACCAGCTTACACAGATCCTACAGCAGATTGGGAATTTGGGACACTCATTAGAGACAGTCTCGATTATTTTCCAAGACTTTTATTTCCTCGTACTTTTCTATCATACTGAATTTATGGGAAAAAGGGAATTTCAGACAACAGCTGTACTATTCAGCTGCTATTGCTATGTTTCTGCTGACCATGTAAACAACTTGCTGTTTGCTAACATTTCAGTGTGTACATTGTGATATTTCTGAACACCACAGCTGCTTATTTGAAATGTATAACTCTCTAAAGTGACAGTTTGACTTAAGCCATCCTGTCACTTATAAGCCTCTCCAAGTGAAAAACAGGCTCAAAGTTACTAAAGTGTTTAAACCTTGTAAGGCATTGTGCACGTCCCCTCGTGGCACCAGGACACGTGAAAAGGATCATTTGTGTTCTGTAGGCTGGAAAACGCTGCAATTAGCCAGTTAGACTGGGATATGAGGAGTTTAGAGGATGGGTAAATGTACAGTTTGGGGGTTTTGAAGGTGGCCGTGCTTTTCTTCCTCTAAAAATCTACAACAACATTTAGAGGGTGTAATCTGTTAAACTACCAGCTGCACGAAAACACAGCATAGAAACAAAATAGAAATGTCATTTACTGCACCTGTGCGAAAAGACTCTTGAGGTGCAGCTTAGCAGCTgtcagtctgtctctctgttggtGTCTGTGCTCCATCTTAAAGGAGCTGGAAGAGGACGAAGGCGACGATGGAGGCAGATCGGCTTTCTCCATGCTCTCAGTGCTGCCCTGCACAGCTGGGGCCAGCTGACTGTCACTATAAGCCCTGCTGCCTTGACTGATGAGACAGCCTCTGAGCTGGCTCTTTTCCAGTTTACTCAGCTCGCACAGGTTCTCTGCACTCACGCTGTGCTCCCGAGTCAGCTCATTCTTCGTCATCTCACCCGGACTCTCCGTGGGCTCCTGGATGATGGGAGTCAGGCGACCTGATTTCCCAGCCAGCTCATCATCCTGCAAGTGAAGTGTGCAGGTGCCAGACTCGTGGTCTTGTCCAGAATTCTTCAGTGCCACTTTTTTCCATGTCGGAAAATCAAGATCAAGGAGGGA contains the following coding sequences:
- the LOC113014298 gene encoding regulator of G-protein signaling 8, which translates into the protein MRRFSSEGSLLDLDFPTWKKVALKNSGQDHESGTCTLHLQDDELAGKSGRLTPIIQEPTESPGEMTKNELTREHSVSAENLCELSKLEKSQLRGCLISQGSRAYSDSQLAPAVQGSTESMEKADLPPSSPSSSSSSFKMEHRHQQRDRLTAAKLHLKSLFAQSPHSSNSNLANTEQKDSGKERRSRLVFMHQWSQVGHSRKRNYNRDELEKWAESLNVLLGSPTGVSVFGAFLRSEFSEENLQFYQACERYKHSSTNFSLQRRAKDICATYIQPGAPREVNLDSTTRDLTIQLLQAPSRSSLSHAQKRIYSLLDTDCYPRFLQSDVYLALLHEAE